The following proteins come from a genomic window of Flavobacterium crocinum:
- the ruvX gene encoding Holliday junction resolvase RuvX: MPRILSIDYGQKRTGIAVTDEMQIIASGLTTIPTHTLTDFLKDYFSKENVEAVLIGEPKQMNGQPSGSASVINGFAKHFSNVFPDMKVIRVDERFTSKMAFQTMIDSGLSKKQRQNKGLIDEISATILLQDYLSSKK; the protein is encoded by the coding sequence ATGCCAAGAATACTCTCTATAGACTACGGACAAAAACGTACCGGAATTGCAGTAACAGACGAAATGCAAATTATAGCATCAGGTTTGACTACTATTCCGACACATACTTTGACAGACTTTTTAAAAGATTATTTTTCAAAAGAAAATGTAGAAGCAGTATTAATCGGCGAACCTAAGCAAATGAACGGACAGCCTTCAGGAAGTGCTTCTGTAATTAATGGATTTGCAAAGCATTTTTCGAATGTTTTTCCGGATATGAAAGTAATTAGGGTAGATGAGCGTTTTACATCCAAAATGGCATTTCAGACCATGATCGACAGCGGGTTAAGTAAAAAACAGCGTCAGAACAAAGGTTTGATTGACGAAATTTCGGCTACAATTTTGCTTCAGGATTATCTTTCTTCAAAAAAATAA
- a CDS encoding DUF5672 family protein — MNKEIVKVIIPVYKEYFGELEEKSFLQCCKILKDYEIVIVHPEGLNCSYLSDKCESLTFKSFSKHYFATINGYNELLLSPVFYESFLDSEYILIYQLDAFVFRDDLLKWCQKGYDYIGAPWIATSTDSFGMNIFNKVARLFRSKKKNEREQTFFKVGNGGFSLRKIASHYTISKEQQSFISEVLNAKEKKIYAIEDVFWSLKAIEFNPDFKIPDYKEAVFFAIDRKPNLAMKLTNNELPFGCHAINKPKVIDFWKPIIDQY, encoded by the coding sequence ATGAACAAAGAAATAGTGAAAGTAATCATTCCGGTTTACAAGGAATATTTTGGAGAACTTGAAGAAAAATCGTTTTTACAATGTTGTAAAATTTTAAAAGATTATGAAATTGTAATTGTACACCCGGAAGGTTTAAACTGTTCTTATCTTTCGGATAAATGCGAGAGCTTAACTTTTAAAAGTTTTTCTAAACATTATTTCGCAACTATAAATGGGTACAATGAGTTGTTATTGTCACCGGTTTTTTACGAAAGCTTTTTAGATTCTGAATACATTTTAATTTATCAGTTAGATGCCTTTGTATTTAGAGATGATTTATTAAAATGGTGTCAAAAAGGATACGATTATATTGGCGCACCATGGATTGCTACTTCTACAGATTCTTTTGGTATGAATATATTCAATAAAGTGGCAAGATTATTTCGTTCTAAAAAGAAAAATGAGCGTGAGCAGACTTTCTTTAAAGTAGGGAATGGAGGTTTTTCACTACGTAAAATAGCTAGTCATTATACCATTTCAAAAGAGCAGCAGAGCTTTATTTCTGAGGTTTTAAATGCAAAAGAAAAGAAAATCTATGCAATAGAAGATGTGTTCTGGTCTTTGAAAGCTATTGAATTTAATCCTGATTTTAAAATTCCGGACTATAAAGAAGCTGTTTTCTTTGCTATAGACAGAAAACCAAACTTAGCAATGAAATTAACGAATAATGAACTTCCATTTGGTTGTCATGCGATTAACAAACCTAAAGTGATTGATTTTTGGAAACCAATAATTGATCAGTATTAA
- a CDS encoding cysteine desulfurase family protein: MKKVYLDNASTTAMRPEVIQEMTKVMLEDFGNPSSTHSFGRNAKTILELSRKSIAKHLNCSAQEIIFTSGGTEADNWILRSAVEDLKVERIITSKIEHHAVLHTVWALKEEYNIEVEYVNVNPDGSLDLTHLSNLLSDEKKTLVSLMHVNNETGTILDLDRVGLICKQYNALFHSDTVQSVGKTEIDLQKTPVDFILASAHKFHGPKGIGFAFVRKNLGLQPLLFGGEQEKGLRAGTEAVHQIAGMAKALSISYEKLEEERAYISDIKKYFIEQLEIHFPDFRINGKKEDFYNIINIILPFSSDKTSMLLFSLDMKGIAVSRGSACQSGSIKPSHVLNEMLSEADLKLPNLRISFSHYNTKEDIDWLIESLKTV; encoded by the coding sequence ATGAAAAAAGTATATCTAGATAATGCCTCCACTACGGCAATGCGTCCCGAAGTAATTCAGGAAATGACCAAAGTTATGTTGGAGGATTTTGGTAACCCATCGTCTACCCACAGTTTTGGACGTAATGCTAAAACAATATTAGAACTTTCAAGAAAGAGTATTGCGAAGCATTTAAATTGTAGTGCTCAGGAAATTATTTTTACTTCCGGAGGAACTGAAGCAGATAACTGGATTCTGCGTTCTGCAGTTGAAGATTTAAAAGTAGAAAGAATTATCACTTCAAAAATTGAGCATCACGCTGTTTTGCATACCGTTTGGGCGCTTAAAGAAGAATATAATATAGAGGTTGAGTATGTAAATGTAAATCCGGACGGAAGTTTGGATTTAACACATTTATCCAATTTATTGTCTGATGAGAAAAAGACATTGGTAAGTTTAATGCATGTTAATAATGAAACGGGTACTATTTTAGATTTAGACAGAGTTGGACTTATTTGTAAGCAGTATAATGCTTTATTTCATTCTGATACTGTTCAGTCTGTTGGGAAAACTGAAATTGATTTGCAAAAAACTCCTGTTGACTTTATTCTGGCTAGCGCACATAAATTTCACGGCCCAAAAGGAATTGGATTCGCTTTTGTTAGAAAAAATTTAGGTCTACAACCGTTGCTTTTTGGAGGTGAACAGGAAAAAGGACTTCGTGCAGGAACTGAAGCAGTACATCAAATCGCCGGAATGGCAAAAGCTTTGTCTATTTCGTATGAAAAATTAGAGGAAGAAAGAGCTTATATTTCGGATATAAAAAAGTATTTTATTGAGCAGTTAGAAATTCATTTTCCGGATTTTAGAATTAACGGAAAAAAAGAGGATTTCTATAATATCATCAACATTATTTTGCCTTTTTCATCAGACAAAACCTCAATGCTTTTGTTTAGTCTGGATATGAAAGGAATAGCGGTTTCAAGAGGAAGTGCTTGTCAGTCGGGAAGTATTAAACCTTCTCATGTTTTAAACGAAATGCTTTCAGAAGCCGATTTAAAACTGCCAAATCTCCGAATTTCGTTCAGTCATTATAATACCAAAGAAGATATTGACTGGCTTATTGAGAGTTTGAAAACGGTCTAA
- a CDS encoding PAS domain-containing protein: MNQENQLQNRVIIDKEVTWDKTQVIMSKTNAFGIIEYANEVFVDVCGYEDYELMGQPHNIIRHPDMPKVIFKVLWENLKQGKNFHAIVKNLAKSGRYYWVITDFEIARDENDVIVNYFGRRQAVPQEVIAMHIEPLYKKLLQIEAASGVEFSEKYLIGFLEEKKRSYVEYIKELIYEHEKAQSKFANYVEEEDVEEEHRGFFSRLFGR, from the coding sequence ATGAATCAAGAAAATCAACTTCAGAACAGAGTCATAATTGACAAAGAGGTAACCTGGGATAAAACTCAGGTCATTATGAGTAAAACAAACGCATTTGGTATAATAGAGTATGCCAACGAAGTATTTGTAGACGTTTGTGGTTATGAAGATTACGAATTAATGGGGCAGCCGCATAATATTATACGTCATCCGGATATGCCAAAAGTTATTTTTAAAGTGCTTTGGGAAAATCTGAAGCAGGGAAAAAATTTTCATGCGATTGTAAAAAATCTGGCGAAATCAGGAAGGTATTATTGGGTAATTACCGACTTTGAAATTGCAAGAGATGAAAATGATGTGATCGTAAATTATTTTGGTCGCAGACAGGCTGTGCCGCAAGAAGTAATTGCAATGCATATTGAACCCTTGTATAAAAAGTTATTGCAAATTGAAGCAGCAAGCGGAGTTGAATTCAGTGAAAAATACCTGATCGGATTTTTGGAAGAAAAGAAGAGAAGTTATGTTGAATATATTAAGGAGCTGATTTACGAACACGAAAAAGCGCAGTCTAAATTTGCGAATTATGTGGAGGAAGAGGATGTAGAAGAAGAGCATAGAGGCTTTTTTAGCCGATTGTTTGGAAGATAA
- a CDS encoding glycosyltransferase family 9 protein, producing MKILVIQQKMIGDVLVSSIICNNLKTTYPDAQIDYLVYASTTPVLEGNSSIDNIILFEEKHRNSKKELLKLGLQLRKENYDILIDAYSKLESWVLVLLSNAKRKISYKKPGRTFLYTDNVPFEPFPKTNLGLAIERRISLLEPLHLQTEINPIPKLFVSEKENQEALALFDKHQVRKDRKTIMISLLGSEKLKTYPLEFMSKVVDYVADNADVNILFNYFPKQLEEAKTVYNACKPSTQNKIYFDLLGGDLRSFIGLVNQCDAIIGNDGGAINMAKALDKPSFIIFSPWIEKKIWATFEDGIHHLSVHLKDYKPELFENKTEKMLKKESLDLYQKFSPEFFENRIKSFLKQNAFN from the coding sequence ATGAAGATACTTGTAATTCAGCAAAAAATGATTGGCGATGTTTTAGTCAGCAGTATTATTTGCAACAACCTTAAAACTACTTATCCCGATGCTCAGATCGATTATTTGGTTTATGCATCCACAACTCCGGTTTTAGAAGGAAATTCAAGTATTGACAATATCATTTTATTTGAGGAAAAACATCGAAATAGTAAAAAAGAGCTTTTAAAATTGGGACTGCAACTTCGAAAAGAAAATTACGATATCTTAATTGATGCTTATTCAAAATTAGAAAGCTGGGTTTTGGTCTTGCTGAGTAATGCCAAAAGAAAAATTTCATATAAAAAACCTGGCAGAACTTTCTTGTATACCGATAATGTTCCATTTGAACCCTTTCCAAAAACCAATCTCGGACTTGCAATTGAGAGAAGAATTTCTTTATTAGAACCACTACATCTTCAGACAGAAATTAATCCAATTCCTAAATTATTTGTTTCTGAAAAAGAGAATCAGGAAGCCTTAGCTTTATTTGACAAACATCAGGTAAGAAAAGATAGAAAAACAATCATGATCAGTCTTTTGGGAAGTGAAAAACTAAAAACATATCCTTTAGAATTTATGTCTAAAGTTGTCGATTACGTCGCAGATAACGCCGATGTAAATATCTTATTTAACTATTTTCCAAAACAACTAGAAGAAGCTAAAACCGTTTATAACGCTTGTAAACCTTCAACTCAAAACAAAATTTATTTTGATTTATTAGGTGGAGATTTAAGATCTTTTATCGGTTTGGTAAATCAATGTGATGCCATTATCGGAAATGACGGCGGGGCAATAAACATGGCTAAAGCATTAGACAAACCTTCTTTTATTATTTTTTCTCCATGGATTGAAAAGAAAATATGGGCCACATTTGAAGACGGAATTCATCATCTTTCTGTACATCTTAAAGATTACAAACCGGAACTATTTGAAAACAAAACAGAAAAAATGCTCAAAAAGGAGTCTTTAGATTTGTATCAAAAATTCTCTCCTGAGTTTTTTGAAAATCGAATCAAATCATTTTTAAAACAAAACGCTTTTAATTAG
- a CDS encoding glycosyltransferase family 2 protein, with amino-acid sequence MISSEKQLLTALIITHNEEQNIHSVLENLSFANEIIVVDSFSSDQTFEIASSFKNVKAVQHTFENFAAQRNFALSLASNSWILFIDADERLTPELKKEIELVINQDSKIVAFFMNRIFMFNHKRLRFSGWQTDKIIRLFKKENAFYNHEKIVHEKLIINGETGKLKNKLIHFSYSTFDDYKQKMFFYGKLKAQEELAKDTNPNFFHFYIRPLYQFVHQYVIRLGFLDGKKGIIICYLNALSVFERFKELKKIKNRIL; translated from the coding sequence ATGATTTCATCAGAAAAACAACTTCTAACGGCTTTAATCATTACACATAATGAGGAACAAAACATTCATTCTGTTTTGGAAAATCTTTCATTTGCCAATGAAATTATTGTTGTAGATTCTTTTAGTTCTGATCAGACTTTTGAGATTGCTTCTTCTTTCAAAAACGTTAAAGCTGTCCAGCATACTTTTGAAAATTTTGCCGCTCAACGTAATTTCGCATTAAGCCTCGCTTCAAATTCATGGATTCTTTTTATTGATGCCGATGAAAGACTGACTCCCGAACTGAAAAAAGAAATCGAATTGGTCATCAATCAGGATAGTAAAATTGTAGCTTTCTTTATGAACCGTATTTTTATGTTTAACCACAAAAGATTGCGTTTTAGCGGTTGGCAGACTGACAAAATTATTCGACTGTTTAAAAAAGAAAATGCCTTTTATAATCATGAAAAAATCGTTCATGAAAAACTAATTATAAATGGAGAAACAGGAAAATTAAAAAATAAATTAATTCACTTTTCCTACTCCACGTTTGATGATTATAAACAAAAAATGTTTTTTTACGGAAAATTAAAAGCACAGGAAGAATTAGCAAAAGATACTAATCCTAACTTTTTTCATTTTTATATCCGTCCTCTATATCAATTTGTACACCAATACGTTATTCGCCTTGGTTTTCTTGATGGTAAAAAAGGGATAATAATTTGTTACCTTAATGCCCTGAGTGTTTTTGAACGTTTTAAAGAACTAAAAAAAATCAAGAACCGAATTCTATAA
- a CDS encoding glycosyltransferase family 4 protein: MKILNVTSITELRGGDAQMYTVYKLLKDEKNVKQYILCPEDAVLASICKNDQANLFTYNKNKFKLFNLARAIVKICNQESINILHIHDSSALNAALIALKFLDKSILLVLSRKRNNKIKDKFLNRYKYSHPRIHKIICVSKAVESIFDKIISDKNRLLTIYDAIDVDQFSKKTNQNLLHKEFNFSPETKIVGNIAGLTNQKDIYTFIDTAKKIKAKNKTSNPIKFIIIGDGPLKTDLINYAISNELEKDLFFTGFRNTIDLLPEFDLFLSTSITEGLPLTIYEAFACNIPVISTKAGGIPEVITDGKTGFLASLKDSETLSDRAIEVLSNPTLQETLKSNSYKLVKENHSLNIMRKNYYTFYKNILNTDQLLVSKNQSL, encoded by the coding sequence ATGAAAATATTAAATGTCACATCTATCACTGAACTAAGAGGTGGCGATGCACAAATGTATACTGTATATAAACTTCTGAAAGATGAAAAAAATGTAAAGCAATATATATTATGTCCGGAAGACGCAGTTTTAGCTTCAATTTGCAAAAATGATCAAGCCAATCTATTTACATACAATAAGAACAAATTTAAATTATTTAATCTTGCTCGTGCTATTGTCAAAATTTGTAATCAAGAATCTATAAACATATTACACATTCATGATTCTTCAGCTTTAAATGCTGCTTTAATCGCTTTAAAATTTTTAGACAAATCAATTTTATTGGTTCTTAGCAGAAAAAGAAATAATAAAATCAAAGACAAATTTTTGAATAGATACAAATATTCACATCCAAGGATTCATAAAATTATTTGTGTATCTAAAGCTGTTGAATCTATTTTTGACAAAATCATCTCAGACAAAAATCGATTACTAACAATATATGATGCCATCGATGTAGATCAATTTTCGAAAAAGACAAACCAAAATCTGTTACATAAAGAATTTAATTTTTCTCCTGAAACCAAAATAGTAGGTAACATTGCCGGACTTACCAATCAAAAGGATATTTATACTTTTATTGATACTGCAAAAAAGATTAAAGCTAAAAACAAAACTTCAAATCCAATAAAATTCATAATCATTGGAGACGGACCTTTGAAGACCGACTTAATCAATTATGCCATTTCAAATGAATTAGAAAAAGATCTTTTTTTCACTGGTTTTAGAAATACAATTGATTTATTACCTGAGTTTGATTTATTCCTGTCAACTTCAATAACTGAAGGACTACCTTTAACAATTTACGAAGCTTTTGCTTGTAATATTCCCGTTATATCAACCAAAGCAGGAGGTATTCCGGAAGTTATTACAGATGGAAAAACAGGATTTTTGGCATCACTAAAAGACTCAGAAACGTTGTCTGACAGAGCTATCGAAGTACTTTCAAACCCAACCTTACAAGAAACACTAAAAAGTAACTCCTATAAATTAGTTAAGGAAAATCATAGTCTCAATATAATGCGAAAAAACTATTATACTTTTTATAAAAACATTCTTAATACTGATCAATTATTGGTTTCCAAAAATCAATCACTTTAG
- a CDS encoding L-threonylcarbamoyladenylate synthase, protein MNEEIINAYEVIKEGGIILYPTDTVWGIGCDATNAEAVAKIYKLKQRAETQSMIVLMNSEKMMYNVFKNIPEVAWQIIDLSEKPTTLILDDARNVASNIIAADRSLGVRLVKEPFCYKLMERMKKPLVSTSANISGQPTPQSFKDISPEIINGVDYVVKLNQDKINGKSSTIIKLTNDSQVKVIRK, encoded by the coding sequence ATGAATGAAGAAATAATAAACGCATACGAAGTCATCAAAGAAGGCGGAATTATTCTGTACCCGACAGATACCGTTTGGGGAATTGGATGCGATGCTACCAATGCCGAAGCCGTTGCAAAAATCTATAAATTAAAGCAACGTGCAGAAACGCAAAGTATGATTGTTTTAATGAACAGCGAGAAAATGATGTACAATGTTTTTAAAAACATACCAGAAGTTGCCTGGCAGATTATTGATTTATCTGAAAAACCAACGACTTTAATTTTGGATGATGCTAGAAATGTTGCATCAAACATTATTGCGGCAGACAGATCTTTGGGCGTTCGTTTGGTAAAAGAACCTTTCTGTTACAAATTGATGGAAAGAATGAAAAAGCCTTTGGTTTCGACTTCTGCTAATATTTCAGGACAACCAACACCTCAAAGCTTTAAAGATATTAGTCCGGAAATTATAAACGGAGTTGATTATGTAGTGAAATTAAATCAGGATAAAATCAACGGAAAATCATCTACTATTATCAAATTAACCAATGATTCGCAGGTAAAAGTAATCCGTAAATAG
- a CDS encoding Smr/MutS family protein has translation MLVKGDKVSVLDEAINGTVVSVKNKEVLIETEDGFMMTFLVNELLKIQESSDLMNSIKRVDLDEASRDKIEPKPRSFVKEKKDKRDVGVPEFDLHIEKLVPNKRGMSNYDILTLQTETAKRHIEFAIRNRIPKIVFIHGVGEGILKAELDFLLGRYDGIDFQDANYQKYGLGATEVYFRQNNK, from the coding sequence ATGCTGGTAAAAGGAGATAAGGTTTCTGTACTGGATGAAGCCATAAACGGAACTGTTGTTTCGGTCAAAAATAAAGAAGTTTTAATAGAAACAGAAGACGGATTCATGATGACATTTTTAGTCAACGAGTTGCTTAAAATTCAGGAATCCAGTGATTTAATGAATTCTATTAAAAGAGTTGATTTAGATGAAGCTTCAAGAGATAAAATTGAACCTAAACCAAGAAGTTTTGTCAAAGAAAAGAAGGATAAACGTGATGTTGGTGTTCCGGAATTTGATTTGCATATTGAAAAACTGGTTCCTAATAAACGAGGAATGTCTAATTATGATATTCTGACATTACAGACAGAAACAGCAAAAAGACATATCGAATTTGCGATTCGAAATCGCATTCCAAAAATCGTTTTCATCCATGGTGTTGGTGAAGGAATTTTAAAAGCCGAACTGGATTTTTTATTAGGGCGTTATGACGGAATCGATTTTCAGGATGCCAATTATCAGAAATATGGTCTGGGAGCAACCGAAGTTTATTTTAGACAAAACAATAAATAA
- a CDS encoding LTA synthase family protein — MNNFKKNVSLFFKRYLLIILIYQLSRFLFYFINSKLLGSFTLDTFIGGLIFDFAAVSYINIIFLIAHLIPGNFKYNNTYQRILKISFFSINLLFIATNFIDIIYYRFTGRRSTFAMITAKGMRNEILGLIPSFLQEFWYIALIFIILSILFWKIIPDFSNNSFRKKLTTKDYSKKYLLFTIILACLLILGRGGLQKKPIRIVDGIKYSALTNTGLVLNTPFTILKTLAQKNDLDYTKYYNATELKSIYNPLISLNPTEMPTKKNVVVLILESFGNENIGRGQTPFLDSLITKSYYFKNGFANGKVSIDAVPSILSSIPSLMNNSFISSSYSLNKINGLPKILKKEGYNTSFFHGAFNGSQNFDQYAKVAGFDQYFGKDQYQGPDSFDGKWGIFDEEFLQFYSSRLSSFKQPFFSSLFTISSHNPYTIPKKYIGKFPKGTTRIQESIAYTDYSLMKFFKTAKKQQWYNNTLFVISADHTSAEGDRESDQTNIGKFRIPILFFDPSNPKLTGLSDKNFQQIDIMPSILDYLNIKTEMVSFGKSYKSKDNFVVYYLGGTYHYINDDFYLVFANNQTIGFYNWKKDTLLKNNLMSQNPAKVKEAEKFIKAYIQSFNDRVTNNQLTL, encoded by the coding sequence ATGAATAACTTCAAAAAAAATGTTTCCCTGTTTTTTAAAAGATATCTGCTCATTATTTTAATTTATCAATTGAGCCGGTTTTTATTTTATTTTATAAATTCCAAATTACTAGGTTCTTTTACCTTAGATACTTTTATAGGTGGTTTGATATTCGATTTTGCTGCAGTTAGTTATATCAACATTATTTTTTTAATCGCACATTTAATCCCCGGTAATTTCAAATACAATAATACTTATCAGCGTATCCTGAAAATTAGTTTTTTCAGTATCAACCTACTATTTATTGCAACTAATTTTATCGATATCATTTATTACCGATTTACAGGCAGAAGAAGCACTTTTGCCATGATTACCGCAAAAGGAATGAGAAATGAAATTCTGGGACTTATTCCCTCTTTTTTACAGGAGTTTTGGTATATCGCACTTATTTTCATAATCCTTAGTATTCTATTTTGGAAAATTATTCCTGACTTCAGCAACAATTCATTTCGTAAAAAATTAACAACAAAAGACTATTCGAAAAAATATCTTCTTTTTACAATTATTTTAGCTTGTTTATTAATATTAGGTCGTGGAGGTCTTCAAAAAAAACCAATCCGAATTGTTGATGGAATAAAATATAGCGCACTAACAAACACGGGGCTGGTTTTAAACACACCTTTTACAATCCTAAAAACCTTAGCACAAAAAAATGATCTCGATTACACCAAATATTATAATGCTACAGAATTAAAATCAATTTACAACCCTCTCATTTCATTAAACCCCACTGAAATGCCAACTAAAAAAAATGTTGTTGTTTTAATTTTGGAGAGTTTTGGAAATGAAAACATTGGACGTGGACAAACTCCTTTTTTAGACTCCCTTATTACAAAATCATATTATTTTAAAAACGGATTTGCCAACGGAAAAGTCTCCATAGATGCAGTTCCGTCTATACTTTCCAGCATACCAAGTTTAATGAATAATTCGTTTATCTCTTCAAGTTATTCTTTAAACAAAATAAACGGGCTTCCAAAAATTCTAAAGAAAGAAGGCTATAATACCTCTTTTTTTCATGGTGCATTTAACGGAAGTCAGAATTTTGATCAATATGCAAAAGTTGCCGGTTTTGACCAATATTTTGGCAAAGACCAATATCAGGGTCCTGATTCTTTTGATGGAAAATGGGGCATTTTTGATGAAGAATTTTTACAATTTTACTCCTCGAGACTTTCTTCTTTCAAACAGCCATTTTTTAGCTCTTTATTCACTATTTCTTCTCACAATCCTTATACAATTCCTAAAAAGTACATTGGAAAATTTCCTAAAGGAACCACTCGAATACAGGAAAGCATTGCCTACACCGATTATTCACTAATGAAATTTTTTAAAACTGCAAAAAAACAACAATGGTATAATAATACACTTTTTGTTATTTCAGCAGATCACACTTCAGCTGAAGGAGACAGAGAATCTGATCAAACAAACATTGGAAAATTCAGGATTCCAATATTATTTTTTGACCCGTCAAATCCAAAACTCACTGGCCTTAGTGATAAAAATTTCCAGCAGATTGATATTATGCCAAGTATACTGGATTACCTGAACATAAAAACAGAAATGGTGAGTTTTGGAAAAAGTTATAAATCAAAAGATAATTTTGTAGTCTATTATCTTGGAGGCACTTATCATTATATCAATGACGATTTTTATTTGGTATTTGCAAACAACCAAACTATTGGTTTCTATAATTGGAAAAAAGATACTTTATTAAAAAACAATCTAATGAGTCAAAATCCGGCAAAAGTTAAAGAAGCCGAGAAATTTATAAAAGCTTACATACAGTCTTTTAATGACAGAGTTACAAATAATCAGCTTACTCTTTAG
- a CDS encoding Kdo domain containing protein translates to MPLRISGKFEQDQNYVEEIISNFSSSGELFGNGDRNKIKLFDLNGKTINIKSFKIPNIVNKIAYKYFRKSKARRSFEYATILLEKGIGTPEPIAFLENFNFIGLRDSYYVSEHLVTELTYRELVEIPDYPDHDAILRQFTAFCFELHEKGVEFLDHSPGNTLIKKIAENKYDFFLVDLNRMNFHDNMSFEQRMNNFSRLTPKKEMLAVMSNEYSKFYKEKSETEIFEKMWQATTDFQESFAKKKRLKKKLKFWKKA, encoded by the coding sequence ATGCCATTAAGAATTAGCGGAAAATTTGAGCAAGACCAGAATTATGTAGAGGAAATCATAAGTAATTTTAGTTCTTCAGGTGAGCTTTTTGGAAATGGAGACCGTAATAAAATTAAATTATTTGATTTGAATGGAAAAACCATTAATATCAAATCATTTAAGATTCCGAATATTGTAAATAAAATTGCTTACAAGTATTTTAGAAAATCAAAAGCAAGACGTTCTTTTGAATATGCTACAATTCTTTTAGAAAAAGGAATTGGAACACCTGAACCAATTGCATTTTTAGAAAACTTCAATTTTATTGGATTAAGAGACAGTTATTATGTGAGTGAACATTTAGTAACCGAATTGACGTATAGAGAATTAGTTGAGATTCCTGATTATCCCGATCATGATGCTATTTTGCGCCAGTTTACTGCTTTTTGTTTTGAGCTTCATGAAAAAGGTGTAGAATTCTTAGATCATTCACCTGGAAATACACTTATAAAAAAAATAGCTGAAAATAAATATGATTTCTTTTTGGTTGATCTAAACCGAATGAATTTTCATGATAATATGAGTTTTGAACAGCGAATGAATAATTTTAGCCGTTTAACGCCTAAGAAAGAAATGCTTGCTGTTATGAGTAACGAATATTCTAAATTCTATAAAGAGAAAAGTGAAACTGAAATTTTTGAAAAAATGTGGCAGGCAACTACAGATTTTCAGGAAAGTTTTGCAAAGAAAAAGAGACTCAAAAAGAAACTTAAATTCTGGAAAAAAGCCTAA
- a CDS encoding 2,3,4,5-tetrahydropyridine-2,6-dicarboxylate N-succinyltransferase, giving the protein MNSLQTIIEQAWENRALLQETTTTDAIREVIELVDAGKLRVAEPVGDKWQVNEWVKKAVVMYFPIQKMETWESGIFEYHDKMLLKRDYAAKGIRVVPNAVARYGAYISSGVILMPSYVNIGAYVDEGTMVDTWATVGSCAQIGKNVHLSGGVGIGGVLEPLQAAPVIIEDGAFIGSRCIVVEGVHVGKEAVLGANVCLTASTKIIDVTGDEPVEMKGFVPARSVVIPGSYTKKFAAGEYQVPCALIIGTRKPSTDLKTSLNNALREYDVAV; this is encoded by the coding sequence ATGAATTCTTTACAGACTATAATCGAACAAGCTTGGGAAAATAGAGCTTTATTACAAGAAACTACAACAACAGATGCCATTAGAGAAGTTATCGAATTGGTAGACGCAGGAAAATTACGTGTTGCTGAACCAGTTGGTGACAAATGGCAGGTAAACGAATGGGTTAAGAAAGCAGTTGTAATGTATTTCCCAATTCAAAAAATGGAAACATGGGAATCTGGTATTTTCGAATATCACGATAAAATGTTACTAAAAAGAGATTATGCTGCAAAAGGAATTCGTGTAGTTCCAAATGCTGTTGCTCGTTATGGCGCTTACATTTCCAGTGGTGTTATTTTAATGCCAAGTTATGTAAACATTGGTGCTTATGTTGACGAAGGAACTATGGTAGATACCTGGGCTACTGTTGGAAGCTGTGCACAAATTGGTAAAAACGTTCACTTAAGTGGTGGTGTTGGTATTGGTGGTGTTTTGGAGCCATTACAAGCTGCTCCCGTAATTATCGAAGACGGTGCTTTCATTGGATCTCGTTGTATCGTTGTTGAAGGGGTTCATGTTGGTAAAGAAGCTGTTCTTGGCGCTAACGTATGTTTAACTGCATCTACCAAAATTATTGATGTTACAGGTGATGAGCCAGTAGAAATGAAAGGTTTCGTTCCTGCACGTTCGGTAGTTATTCCCGGAAGTTATACTAAAAAATTCGCTGCCGGAGAATATCAGGTTCCTTGTGCTTTAATCATTGGTACGCGTAAACCTTCTACAGATTTAAAAACTTCTTTAAACAATGCACTTCGCGAATACGATGTTGCAGTTTAA